CAGGAAGTACAGGAAGTGACTCGTGCGCAGCACCCACACGCCGTCCTCTTCCACGTAGTGGAAGTGCCACTCGGTGGGACCGAACCCCGAGTTGCCCAGCGCCGAGAGCGTCTTCTCGACCGGAAACTGCGGGTCTTTGTTGATCACGAAGTTCAGCGCGCCGCGCGTGTCCTGCAGCACCGAGCGGTCGTAGACCACGAAGGGCAGGCTCATGCGCTGCGCCGCGTCGGCCAGCGCGGAGACGGCCGAGAGCACGTTGTGCGCGAGCGGCACGCGCGAGCTGGTCTTGCGCGCCGGGCGCGGCTCGATCGTGGTGCCCATGATCGCGGGCTTGCCGGCCGCGTCGCGCGTCCAATCGGCGGAGCGTCGGATCTGCCAGCCCGCTTTCGCGGCGCGCGAGTACAGGACCAGCGTGTCCTTCACCGAGGCGCCCTTGGGAATCTCGAACTCGGTCGGCGGCCCGGCGAAGCCACCGGCGATCTGTTGCAGATTGATGAAGGCGGTCGGGTGCTCGACCATGATGAAGCGGATGAGCTCCGCCAGCTCACCGTGGAACTTGCCGCCGTTCATGAACGGCTGGTCGAGCGCGGTCTTGTCCTTCGTGAGCTCGTTGCTGCGCACGTACACGACGCCGTCCTCGAGCGAGTAGCTGTACAGACCGAACGCGTCGCGCAACCGGCGCAGGGTCTCGTCGAGCGTGCCCGCCGGCAGGTCCATGTCGACCCGGATCAGCGAGAGGTCGGGGGTCTTGTCCTTGGGCACCGCCAGGTCGAGGCACAGCACCCAGCCCGACTCGCCCACGATGCGCTCGAGCGCGAACTCGAGATCCACCCCGGCGAAGCGGAAGGCGGGCACGTTCGGGATCGGCGCCGCCTGCTTCTTGCCGCCGCAGCCGGCCGCCCCGAGCGCGCACAAGAGCGCCACCGCCAGCCCGGCTCGAAGTCCAAAAACGCGCGTCGGCACAGTGGAATCTCCTCGACGAGGTGCCGCAGTCTAGCAGCGCCAGGCGGAGCGCGGAAACGCGCGCTGCGCGTTGACAGCCGATTTCGGGCACCTCTACCTTGGCGAAGGGCTCGTCAGCGGAGGACGCGCGCTGAGTCAGAAAGTTCACATGACCCGAGCGGGTCACGAGCAGCTCTCCGAGGAGCTGCGCCGCCTGAAGGCGGTGGAGAGACCCGCCATCTCCCAGGCGATCGGCCGCGCGCGCGAGCACGGCGACATCTCCGAGAACGCGGAGTACGAGGCCGCCAAGGAGAAGCAGGGCATGATCGAGGCGCGCATCCGCCAGATCGAGGACCGCCTGGCGCGCGCGGAGATCGTCGACACGGGGGGCTCGGCGCCCGACGTGGTCCGCTTCGGCACGACGGTCGTGCTCGAGGACCTCGACACCGGCGACGAGGTCACCTACCGGATCGTGGGCGAGGACGAGGCCGACGTCTCGCGCGGGCTGCTGTCGGTCACCAGCCCCGTCGCGCGCGCGCTGATCGGCAAGCGGGTCGAAGACCAGGTGCAGGTGGTCGTGCCCAAGGGCCGCCGCGAGTACGAAGTGCGCAACATCCGCTTCGACGCATGAAGCCCGTCACGCGCGTTCGACTGGCGATCATCGGCAGCGGCCCGGCGGGCTACACCGCCGCGATCTATGCCGCGCGCGCGGAGCTCGAGCCGGTGGTGATCGCGGGCGCCGCTTTCGGCGGGCAGCTCATGATCACGACCGAGGTCGAGAACTACCCGGGCTTCCCCGAGGGAGTGTCCGGCCCCGAGCTGGTCGAGCTGTTCCAGAAGCAGGCCGAGCGCTTCGGCGCCAAGGTGCTGTTCGAGGACGCCACGGCGATCGACTTCGGCAAGCGCCCGTTCGCGCTCGAGACCGAGTCACAGAGCTACCAGGCCGACGCGGTGGTGGTGGCGACCGGCGCGCGCGCGAAGTGGATCGGCCTGCCGTCGGAGGAGAAGTACGTGAACCGCGGCGTGTCGGCCTGCGCGACCTGCGACGGCGCGCTCTATCGCGGCAAGCCGATCGCGGTGGTGGGCGGCGGCGACACGGCCATGGAGGAGGCGCTCTTCCTGACCCGCTTCGCGACCGAGGTGATCGTGATCCACCGCCGCGACTCACTGCGCGCGAGCAAGATCATGGCCGACCGCGCGCAGCGCAACGACAAGATCCGCTTCGTGTGGCACTCCGAGGTCGCCGAGGTGCTGGGCGACGAGAAGGCGCTCACGGCGGTGCGGCTGCGCGACGTGCGCGACGGCAAGACCAGCACGCTCCAGGTCGGCGCGCTGTTCGTCGCGATCGGTCACAAGCCCAACACCGACCTCTTCCGAGGCGTGCTCGACCTGAACCCGCAGGGCTATCTCGTGACCCGGCCCGGCAGCACGCGCACCAACGTGGAGGGCGTGTTCGCCTGCGGCGACGCGATGGACCCCGTCTATCGCCAGGCGGTCACCGCCGCGGGCACCGGCTGCATGGCGGCCCTCGACGCGGAGCGCTGGCTGGCGGCGAACGAGTAGCTGGTTGCGCGTCGCCCTCGACCGCCACAGCGTGAGCGTCGACGGGCGGCGCGTGATCGTGCGCGCAGGCTCGCTGCACTACTTCCGCCTGCCCGCGCGGGCGCTGTGGCGCGACCGGATCGCGCAGTTCAGGGACGCCGGGCTGAACGCGGTCGACGTGTACTACCCGTGGAGCTACCACGAGGAGCGGCCCGGCGAGCTCGATTTCGCGGGCCTGCGCGACGTGGACCACCTGCACGACCTGATCGAGCGCGCTGGTCTGTATCTCATCGCGCGGCCCGGCCCGTACGTGTGCGCCGAGATCGACTTCGGCGGCCTGCCGGCGTGGCTGCTCCGGGACCGGACGCTCGTGCCGCGCTGCCGCACGCGGGAGGGCTTCGTCTACTCGCGCGCCTACGTCGAGCAGGCGCGCGGCTGGTTCCGCGCGATCGTGCCGCGCATCGCGGGCCGCGCGAACCTGCTCCTGTTCCAGATCGAGAACGAGTTCTGCGTGCCCTCGCCCGTGGGCGCGCTCTCGTCGCCGCTCGCCGACCTCGCCATCCGCCTGTTCGGCGCGCGCACGCTCACGCGCGTCGCGGGCGCGCGCTGGGTGCGGCGGCTGTTCTTCGAGTCGGGGCGCTCCGACGGCGGGCAGCACAACGCGTACATGCGCGAGCTCCACCACGAGGCGCGCGCGCTCGGCGTGACCGTGCCGATCTTCCACAACGACGTGCATCCACGGCGCGGCCGGCAGCTCGACGTCGACCTGGTCGCGCTCGACCGCTACCCGATCACGAGCTTCGAGCGCGACTGGCGCGACGACCCGCACACCTTCGACGCATTCGCGGGCGACGAGGCCGCGCTCGACTCACTCGGCCGCCGCAACGAGCCCGTCTTCTACCCCGAGCTCCAGGCCGGCTGGTACGACGGCTGGGGCAGCGCGGGCTACGCCCGGGTGCGCGAGCGGCTCGGCCCCGACGGCATCGACGGCGCCACCAAGGCCGCGCTCGCGGCGCGCGCGACCCTCTGGAACTACTACGTGTTCGCGGGCGGAGTCACTTGGGGCTATCTCGCGAGCCCCGACGTGTACTCGAGCTACGACTACGGTGCGCCGATCGGCGAGTCGGGCGCCACCGACGCGCGCTACGAGGCCGTGCGCCGCTTGAACGACTTCATCGCCACGCACGAGGCGGACCTCGCCCGGACCGATCTCGACCCGAGTCACCCGCCATCCCAGCAGCACGTCGCGACGCGGATCGGAGAGCGCCGGCGCTACGTGTTCCTGCGCAATCCGACGAAGGCGCCGGCGAGTGTCTCCGCGCCCGAGCCCGAGCGCAGCGAGCTCGCGCCCTGGGAGACGCAGATCCGCGTCTACGACCTGCGCACGAACGCGCTCGTGGCGGTGAGCCCCGAGCTGCCGCCGGCGAAGCCGCGGCCCCTGCCGATCCCGCCCATGCTGCCGCGGCTCGAGTCGTGGCAGTTCTGCGACGCGAGCCCGCAGCTCGCGCCCGGCTACGACGACGCGTCCTGGACCGCGCTCCCGCAGCGCGCGGTCGAGACGGGCGAGATCGACCTCGACTCACTCGGCCTGCACTGGGGCTTCGCCTGGTACCGCGGCCGCTTCTTCGGCGCCCTCGACCGGCTCCTGCTCGACGCGCGCCACTGCTTTGCGGTGTGGATCAACGGCCGGCGCGTGGCGTCGGGCGACCAGCTCAAGAACTCGCTGGGCGTGGGCGCCGACGGCGCGCGCGTGCGGCGCATTCCGCTCGGCGGCGCGCCGGTCGACCCGGCGGGCGAGAACGTGATCGTGGTGCTGGTCGAGAGCCTGGGTCACAACAAGGCGTTCGCCGACGACGGCGCGAACCCGCGCGGCATCGTCTCGGTCGACACGGGCGCCACGCGCGTGCGCTGGCGTGCCCGCGGGGGCCTGGTGCGCGGCGAGCGCGGACTCACTCCAGTGGTCGACTTCGCCGGCGTGGAGCGCGCGCACGGCGAAGAGGTCGTGCTGCCGCACGGCTGGGCGGGCGCGCCCGAAGGCGTGGCGCTGTACGAGACGCGCTTCCGGCTCGAGGGCATCGACCCCAAGCACACCGCGCTCGCGCTCGCCTTCGACCCGGGCCGCGGCAAGGCGAACCTCTATCTGAACGGCTTCCTGCTCGGCCGCTACTGGCCCGAGCGCGGCCCGCAGCGCCGCTTCTCTCTGCCGTGGGGCGTGCTCTCGCCCGACGACGAGAACCAGCTCGCGATCGCGCTCTGGAAGCGCAGCGAACGCGCAGCTCTGGGGAAGCTCCGTCTGGAGGTGGATGGAACCCCTCGTACCTGACGCGCTGCGTCGGACGGAGGTAGACTCCGCGCCATGCCGTTGGACAAGGAGATGCTCGAGCGACTGATCGAGGCGTCTCCCGACATCGTCGTGGCCACCGACGAAGACGGAACCGTCCAGTACTACAACGACGGCGCGCGCGAGAACCTGGGCTACTCGCGGCTCGAGATCATCGGGCGCTACGTGGCCACGCTCTATCCGTCGCTCGACGAGGCGCGCCGGGTCATGACGGCCATGCGCGGGCCCGAGCACGGGGGCCCCGGCCGGGTCGTGAACTTCCCGACCACGTTCGTGGCCAAGGACGGCCACGAGCTCGATGTCGCGATCTCGGGCGTCATCCTCTACGACGAGCACGAGAAGGAAGTCGGCACGATCGGCTTCGCCAAGGACATCTCGGAGCTGAAGCGGCGCGACCAGCTCGCGGTGCTGGGCGAGGTGGCGATCGGCCTCTCGCACGAGATCAACAACCCGCTCACGGTGATCGAGAGTCAGATCTCGCTGCTCGAGCGGCCCTTCGGCGAGCGCGGCGAGACGGCGCAGCTCGAGCGCACCGCGAAGATCCGCGCCGAGATCCGCCGCATCGAGTCACACCTGCAGCGCCTGCACGACATGGCGGAGCAGGGCGGCTACTCGAGCAAGCAGTATCTCGGGCGCGCCCGCATGATCGACCTGTCGGCGCAGCCGCCGCGCAAGCTCTCGCTCGAGGGCCGGCGCATCCTCGTGGTCGACGACGACGGGGCGGTGCGCGAGTCGATCGCGGAGATCCTGCGCGCCGAGGGCGCAGCGGTGGCCGAGGTCGGCAACGGGCGCGAGGCGATCGAGCGCATGCGGCGCGAGCCCTTCGACCTGGTGCTGTCGGACGTGGTGATGCCGGAGATGGACGGCTACGAGCTGTTCCAGGCCGCGCGCCGCGAGGCCCCGGGCACGCCGGTCGTGCTGATGACGGCCTTCTATTACGACCAGGACCACGTGATCAAGCGCAGCCGCCTCGAGGGGCTGGAAGGCGTGATCTTCAAGAAGCCCGTGAACCCGGAGCGCCTGGTGAAGACGCTCGCGGAGCTGGTCACGCGGGTTCGGCCAGCTCCTTCTTCACGTTGAAGAGCTTGCCGTCCGAGGTCTTGGCCAGGTAGGCGGTGTCCCACTCCTGGAGCACCGCCAGCTCGTCGCCCGCCGAGAGCTCGATCTCCTCGACGTCCTCGCCGAGGTTGGCCTGGTGCTTGAGCGACAGCGCTTGCTTGAGCTTGATGGAGTCCGCCATAGGGGCCGTTCATAGCACAGCGGCCGGCGTTCCGGCGACCGCGGCCAGGTGGATGCGGCGGGCGCCGCTCTCGCGCCGCAGGGTGCGTGCGGCCTCGGCCAGCGTGGCGCCGGTCGTGGCCACGTCGTCGAGCAAGAGCACGCGCAGGCCCGCGAGCGCCCCCGGCCGCGCCGCGAAGCTCCCCGCCACGTTGCGCCGCCGCGCGGGCTGCGAGAGACCCGTCTGCGGCGCCGTGAGTCGCGCGCGCCACAGCGCGCCGTCGCACACGCGCGAGCCCAGGTCGCGCGCCAGCCGCACGGCCAGCGCGTGGACCGGGTCGCAGCCTTCGGCGCGCACGCGCGCCGCGTGGCGCGGGAGCGGCACGATCGCGTCGAAGCCGAGCCCGCGCACGCGTGCCGCCAGCCACGCGCCCAGCACGAGGCCCGCGTCACGGCGGTGCTCGAACTTCATGCGGCGGACGAGCTCGAGCCCCGTGCCCTCGTAGGCGATCGCCGTGTGCACGGCGCGCAGCCGCGGCAACGCGCGCACGCCGCGCGCGCAGAAGCCGCACAAGACGGTCTCACCGTGTGCGCGCGGCGCGTCGCACGACGGGCAGACGCTCGGCACGAGCAGCTCGTGGAGCGCGCGCAGCAGGCCGCGCAAGCGAGTCAGTCGGCGCCGACGAGCAGACTGTGGCCCGTCATCTCGCGCGGCACGGGTAGGCCCATGAGCGTGCAGAGACTCGGGGCGAGGTCGGAGAGTCCGCCGTCGCGCAGGCGCTTGCCCGCGGGGTCGGGGGTGACCCAGTACAGCGGCACGGGATTGGTGGTGTGTGCGGTGTGCGGCTCGCCGGTCTTGGGGTCGATCAGCTGCTCGATGTTGCCGTGGTCGGCGGTGATCAGGAGCGCCCCCCGGCGCGCCAGCACCTCGCGGCACAGGCGCGCGAGACACGCGTCGACCACTTCGACCGCCTTCACGCCGGCGGGAATCACTCCGGTGTGGCCGACCATGTCGGGGTTCGCGTAGTTCACCAGCACGAACGCATAGGGCCGCTTGGCCAGCGCCTCGAGCAGGGCGTCGGTCACGGCCACCGCGCTCATCTCGGGCTTCAGGTCGTAGGTCGGCACGTCGCGCGGCGAGGGGATCAGGATCCGGTCCTCGTGGGCGAGCGGCTCCTCGCGCCCGCCGTTGAAGAAGTAGGTCACGTGCGCGTACTTCTCGGTCTCGGCGATGCGCAGCTGCGCCGCGCCCGTCTCCGCGACCAGCTCCCCGAAGCCGTGCCGCACGTCGACCGGGCCGAACAGCACCGGCAAGCCGAAGGTCTCGTCGTATGCGGTGAGCGTCGCGAAGGCCCCCGGCCGTACACGCGGTAGTGTCGCGACCTCGGCGCCGAGCTGGTCGGGCTGCACGCGCGTCAGCGCGTTGGTGAGCTCGCGCGCGCGGTCGGCGCGGAAGTTGAAGAACAGCACCGCATCGCCGTCGCGCAGCGCGGGTCCGCCCGCCACGACGGTGGGCTGGATGAACTCGTCGCCCTCGTTGCGCGCGAGCGCGCGCTCCACTGCGGCCACGGCGCTGGGCGCATCGAGGCCTTCGCGCGAGACGATCGCGCGGTAGGCTCGCGCCACGCGGTCCCAGCGCTTGTCGCGGTCCATGGCGAAGTAGCGGCCGATCACGGTCGCGATGCAGCCGCCCTGTGCCTTCACGCGCGCCTCGAGCGGCGCGACGAAGCTCCGGGCGCAGCGCGGCGCAGTGTCTCGCCCGTCGGTGAAGGCATGCACGATCGGGCGGATCCCGCGCTCGTCGCACAGGCGCAGGATCCCGTACAGGTGGTCGAGCGAGCTGTGCACGCCGCCGTCGGAGACCAGGCCCAGCAAGTGCAGCGCGCCACCGGCGCGCTGGGCGGCGGCGAGCAGCTCCTGCATCGCGGGGTTCGCGGCCAGCTCGCCCGCGTCGATCGACTTCTTGATGCGCACGATGTCCATGTCGATCACGCGGCCGGCGCCGAGCGTGGTGTGTCCGACCTCGGAGTTGCCCATCTGCCCGTCGGGCAGGCCGACCGCCGCGCCCGAGGTCTCGACCCGGGCGTGCGGGTAGCGCGCGGCGAGCTCCGCGAAGAACGGCGCGCGGGCGAGCCGGGTGGCGTCACCCGGCCCGCCGTCGCCGATCCCGTACCCGTCGAGCACGACGAGCACCACCGGACCAGTCACTTTCACGAAGCGGCCACCACGGCGAGCTCCTCGGCGTCGCCCCAGAGTCTCTCGAGACCGAAATACTCGCGCGCGTCCTCGCTGAAGACGTGGACGACGATCTCGCCCAGGTCGACCAGCACCCAGCGCCCGACGGACTTGCCCTCGACGCCGAGCGCCTTCGCGCCCCCGCGCGTCGCGGCGTCGACCGCGGCGTCGGCGAGCGCGCGCACGTGCCGATCCGACCCGCCCGTGGCGAGTACGAAGTAGTCCGCAAAGCTGCAGACTCCGTGCAGATCGAGCACGCGCACCTCCTCACCTTTCTTGTCGTGGATCGCGGTCGCCAGGGCCAGGGCCATTTCCTTCGCCGTCAATCGACCTCACTTTCTCCGTGGTCGTACAGGTGGTGTTTCGCGATGTACTCACGCACCTCGTCGCTGACGAGGTAGCGGATCGACTCCCCGCGCGCGGCGCGCCGCCGGATCTCGCTGGCCGAGATCTCGAGCGGCGTGAACGGCACGGCCCGGAGCTCGGTTCCGGCCGGGTGCACCAGGCCGCGCGGTCCGTCGCGGAACGGCGCGGCCAGTGCGCGGGGGAGGAGCTCGCGCAGCGGCGCAGCATAGCCCGGGCGCGTCGCCACGGCGAAGTTGGCCAGCGTGAACAGCCGAGCCGGCTCGCGCCAGGAGGCGAGCTCGGGCAGCGTGTCGGCGCCCACCAGGAACCACAGCTCGGCCGCGGAGTGTTTGGCGCGCAGCGCCTGCAGCGTCTCGACGGTGTAGCTCGGACCCTTGCGGCGCACCTCGAGGTCGTCGACCTCGAGCCGCGGGTTCGAGGCGGTCGCGCGCCGCGCCATCTCGAGCCGGTGCACGGCGGGCGCCACGCCCTGGTGCTTCAGCGCGGGCTCGCCGGCCGGGACCAGCAGCACGCGTTCGAGCTCGAGTGACTCGCGCAGCTCTTCGCACAGCCGCAGGTGTGCGAGGTGGATCGGATTGAACGTGCCGCCGAGTACGCCCAGCTTCACTCGAGAATCGTTCCCTCTCCGAACGCGATGAACTTCTGGGTCGTGAGACCCTCGAGGCCCATCGGCCCGTACCAGTGCATCTTGGTGGTCGAGACTCCGACCTCGGCGCCCAGCCCGAGCTGGAAGCCGTCGGAGAAGCGCGTGCTCGCGTTGGCGAACACCGAGCTCGAGTTCACGCGGCGGATGAACTCGCGCGCGCGACCCACGTCCTGGGTCACGATCGTGTCGGTGTGGTTCGAGCCGTAGCGGCGGATGTGGTCGATCGCCTGGTCGAGTGAGTCGACCGTGCGCACCGACATGGTCTTGCCCAGCCACTCGGTCGACCAGTCCTCCTCGCGCGCGGGCAGCGCGCCCTTGAAGTGCGCGCGCGTGCGCTCACAGGCGCGCAGCTCGACGCCGTGCGCGGCCAGCGCGCCCAGCACGTCGGGCAGCACGGTTTCGGCCAGCGCCGCGTGCACGAGCAGGGTCTCGGCCGCATTGCACACCGACACGCGCTGCAGCTTCGAGTTCAGCGCGATGTCGCTCGCCATCTTGGGCTCGGCGAACTCGTCGAGGTAGACGTGGCACACGCCTTTGTAGTGTTTGATCACGGGAATGCGTGACTGCTCCGAGACGCGACGGATCAGCGCCTCGCCGCCGCGCGGGATCACGAGGTCGATCGCGTCGTCGCGCTGCAGCAGCGCGTCGACCAGCGCGCGCTCGGTGTCGGGCACGAGCAGGAGCGCGTCTTCGGGCACGCCCGCCCGCGCGATCGCGCTGCGCACCACGGCGGCGATCGCGCGATTGGAGTGGATCGCTTCCGATCCGCCGCGCAGGATCGCGCCGTTGCCGCTCTTGAGACACAGGCCCGCGACGTCGGCGGTCACGTTGGGCCGCGACTCGTAGATCACCAGGATCACGCCCAGCGGAATGCGCATTCGCCCGACCTGCAGGCCGCTCGGCCGGTTCCACATGCGCGTGATCTCGCCCACCGGATCGGGCAGCGCGGCCACCTCGCGCAGGCCCGCGGCCATGGCGGAGACGCGCTCGGGGCTCAGCGTGAGCCGCTCGAGCAGGGGCGCCGCCAGGCCCTTCTGCCGCCCGGCGTCGAGGTCCTTCTGGTTCTGGGCCAGGATCTCGGCGCAGGCGCTCTCCAGGGCGTCGGCCGCGGCGTGCAGGGCGGCGTCCTTCACGTCGGTGCGCAGCTCGCCCAGCCGCTCGGAAGCGGCCCGCGCGCGGCGCACCAGCTCGGCGACCAGCTCGGCCTGGCTCATCGGCTACCTATCTTAGCGGCATTCCTTCGCTTCGAGCGAAGCTCAGGGGTCCCAGAGCCCCTGCGGGCCCGTGCGCCGGCATTGCGCCCGCGCCTCGTGCTCCTTGGGGTCGGTGCTGCAGTAGAACCAGCGCTGCTCCACCAGGCTGTTGCTGGCGTCCGAGGTATACTCGCAGTAGATCGTCTCGCCCGGGCGCGCCTCGACGCGACGGGTGAAGCCCTCGGAGCCGCCGAGGATGACCTTCCACAGCGACTCGAACTTGGCGGTGAGCTTGAAGCTGCGCAGCAGCTGGCGCGGAGTGACCAGCACCGACACGTAGGTCGCGCCGTTCAGGTCGGCGAGCATCGTGCCGTCGACCCCGATGCGCAGGTCGATCGCGATCCAGTGCCACTCGGGCCGGTAGATGACGATCCGCGCCTTGTCGGGTGGCACGGGCTCGTCCGCGAACTTCGGGCCCTCGAACCAGGTCCCGAGGCCGCAGCCGCAGCACAAGAGGCCGAGCAGCAGAGTGAGACCGCGCATTCCCGGCGCGGAAGTTACTGCGCGAGCCAGCGACGCGCCGCCGCGGCCAGTGAGTACGCGCCCGCCGCGATCGCGAAGGCCGCGCTGCTGCCGCCGTAGACCATCACGATCATGAGCAGACACGAGCCCACGACCGCGGCGGCGCCGTTCGCGGCCCACGCCCAGGCCACGAGCTCGGGCCGGTCCGGGTCGAGCAGGCGGATCCCGCCGGCCAGCGGCATGCCCAGCGGGACGCCCAGCGCGACCACGCTCGCCGCGGTGAGCGCCATGCGCGCGGCCGCGGGCAGCTGGATCAGCGCGTGGACCGCGGGCAAGAGGCCGAGCGCGCAGCCGAGCGCCAGGCCGATCACGGCGAACACGGCCACGGCGCCGGCGCGAAGCGGCGCGCGGCCCATCCAGGTGCTGCCGATGCCGGCCCCGGCGAGCAGGCCCGCGAGCACGACCGAGAGCGCGTACGTGGGGTGACCCAGGAACAAGGTCATGATCTGGATCGCCGGCAGCTCGAAGCCCATGAAGCCCACGCCCAGCGCTGCGAAATACACCAGCGCGGGCGCGAGCGCGCGGTCGCCGCGCACGTCGCCGCGGCGCAGCCAGAGCGGCGTGCCGAGCAGTGCGAGCGTGAGCACGGCCGCCAGCGCGAGACACAGGAGCAGGAGCTGCGAGCTCTGCGCGTACACCGCTCTCGACACCGAGGGCTGCAGCGACCACGCGGACCAGGGCAGGGCGAACTGGAAGAAGAACGGGTTCGAGTCACTCGAGGGAGTCACGATGTACGGGTAAGAGGCCAGAAACGCGCGCCGATCGGCGCTGCGCGCGTACTCCGAGAACGGCGTGTCCAGCGCCGAGCCCGGCCGGTACAGGTAGGCCCAGCCCTGCCGCGCCACGTAGGCGTCGAGCCGCGCCAGGCGCTCGCCCTCGATCGGCTGGTTCGAGAACAATAGGAAGCCCCACACGTGCAGGTCCGAGCTGCGGAAGTTCGGCTCGGGAGACAGCACCACGACCTGTGACTCGGGATGCGCGGCCCCGGAGCGCTGCAGCGCATCGAGCACGGTGGTGAACAGGCGCAGGGTCTCGCGCGGCGGCCAGAACAGCCAGCGGCGGATCGACACCACGCCGCCCGGGCGCAGCTTGCCCAGCAGGTCGCGCATGGCCTCGCTCGTGTAGAGGAAGTTCTCCGACAGGCTGTAGGCGCCCTGCGCCGAGGCAGTCCAGGTGTCGATCGCGTGCATGACCACGAGGTCGAAGTCGCGGTCGCTCGAGCGCAGCAGGTGGCGCGCCTCGCCGAGCTCGACGGTGACTCGCGGGTCGAGGAAGATGCGGCGGTTGGCGTCGCGGTCGTCGACCTGGTCCCAGCGCAGGATCGTGGGGTTGATGTCGATCGCGAGCACCGACGCGGCGTCCATCTGCAGCGCCAGGCGCAGCTGCGGGCCGGCGCCGACGCCCAGCACCGCCACGTCGGGCGAGCGCTTCACCAGCGTGTACTCGGGCACCGGGAAGGTCAGCAGGTCCTCGCGCACGTCGGTCGAGGCGTCGCCGTCGATCACGTAGCGCCCCGCGTGCACGGCGTCGGTGCGCGCGAGGTGGTTCCACTCGAAGCGCGCGATGCGGCTGGCGCTCTCGGGCAGCCTCACGTAGGGGTCGAACACGGCCGGGAACAGCATGCCGGCGCCG
The Myxococcota bacterium DNA segment above includes these coding regions:
- the greA gene encoding transcription elongation factor GreA, translating into MSQKVHMTRAGHEQLSEELRRLKAVERPAISQAIGRAREHGDISENAEYEAAKEKQGMIEARIRQIEDRLARAEIVDTGGSAPDVVRFGTTVVLEDLDTGDEVTYRIVGEDEADVSRGLLSVTSPVARALIGKRVEDQVQVVVPKGRREYEVRNIRFDA
- the trxB gene encoding thioredoxin-disulfide reductase — encoded protein: MKPVTRVRLAIIGSGPAGYTAAIYAARAELEPVVIAGAAFGGQLMITTEVENYPGFPEGVSGPELVELFQKQAERFGAKVLFEDATAIDFGKRPFALETESQSYQADAVVVATGARAKWIGLPSEEKYVNRGVSACATCDGALYRGKPIAVVGGGDTAMEEALFLTRFATEVIVIHRRDSLRASKIMADRAQRNDKIRFVWHSEVAEVLGDEKALTAVRLRDVRDGKTSTLQVGALFVAIGHKPNTDLFRGVLDLNPQGYLVTRPGSTRTNVEGVFACGDAMDPVYRQAVTAAGTGCMAALDAERWLAANE
- a CDS encoding beta-galactosidase, with the protein product MRVALDRHSVSVDGRRVIVRAGSLHYFRLPARALWRDRIAQFRDAGLNAVDVYYPWSYHEERPGELDFAGLRDVDHLHDLIERAGLYLIARPGPYVCAEIDFGGLPAWLLRDRTLVPRCRTREGFVYSRAYVEQARGWFRAIVPRIAGRANLLLFQIENEFCVPSPVGALSSPLADLAIRLFGARTLTRVAGARWVRRLFFESGRSDGGQHNAYMRELHHEARALGVTVPIFHNDVHPRRGRQLDVDLVALDRYPITSFERDWRDDPHTFDAFAGDEAALDSLGRRNEPVFYPELQAGWYDGWGSAGYARVRERLGPDGIDGATKAALAARATLWNYYVFAGGVTWGYLASPDVYSSYDYGAPIGESGATDARYEAVRRLNDFIATHEADLARTDLDPSHPPSQQHVATRIGERRRYVFLRNPTKAPASVSAPEPERSELAPWETQIRVYDLRTNALVAVSPELPPAKPRPLPIPPMLPRLESWQFCDASPQLAPGYDDASWTALPQRAVETGEIDLDSLGLHWGFAWYRGRFFGALDRLLLDARHCFAVWINGRRVASGDQLKNSLGVGADGARVRRIPLGGAPVDPAGENVIVVLVESLGHNKAFADDGANPRGIVSVDTGATRVRWRARGGLVRGERGLTPVVDFAGVERAHGEEVVLPHGWAGAPEGVALYETRFRLEGIDPKHTALALAFDPGRGKANLYLNGFLLGRYWPERGPQRRFSLPWGVLSPDDENQLAIALWKRSERAALGKLRLEVDGTPRT
- a CDS encoding response regulator: MPLDKEMLERLIEASPDIVVATDEDGTVQYYNDGARENLGYSRLEIIGRYVATLYPSLDEARRVMTAMRGPEHGGPGRVVNFPTTFVAKDGHELDVAISGVILYDEHEKEVGTIGFAKDISELKRRDQLAVLGEVAIGLSHEINNPLTVIESQISLLERPFGERGETAQLERTAKIRAEIRRIESHLQRLHDMAEQGGYSSKQYLGRARMIDLSAQPPRKLSLEGRRILVVDDDGAVRESIAEILRAEGAAVAEVGNGREAIERMRREPFDLVLSDVVMPEMDGYELFQAARREAPGTPVVLMTAFYYDQDHVIKRSRLEGLEGVIFKKPVNPERLVKTLAELVTRVRPAPSSR
- a CDS encoding phosphoribosyltransferase family protein, with product MRGLLRALHELLVPSVCPSCDAPRAHGETVLCGFCARGVRALPRLRAVHTAIAYEGTGLELVRRMKFEHRRDAGLVLGAWLAARVRGLGFDAIVPLPRHAARVRAEGCDPVHALAVRLARDLGSRVCDGALWRARLTAPQTGLSQPARRRNVAGSFAARPGALAGLRVLLLDDVATTGATLAEAARTLRRESGARRIHLAAVAGTPAAVL
- the gpmI gene encoding 2,3-bisphosphoglycerate-independent phosphoglycerate mutase, giving the protein MTGPVVLVVLDGYGIGDGGPGDATRLARAPFFAELAARYPHARVETSGAAVGLPDGQMGNSEVGHTTLGAGRVIDMDIVRIKKSIDAGELAANPAMQELLAAAQRAGGALHLLGLVSDGGVHSSLDHLYGILRLCDERGIRPIVHAFTDGRDTAPRCARSFVAPLEARVKAQGGCIATVIGRYFAMDRDKRWDRVARAYRAIVSREGLDAPSAVAAVERALARNEGDEFIQPTVVAGGPALRDGDAVLFFNFRADRARELTNALTRVQPDQLGAEVATLPRVRPGAFATLTAYDETFGLPVLFGPVDVRHGFGELVAETGAAQLRIAETEKYAHVTYFFNGGREEPLAHEDRILIPSPRDVPTYDLKPEMSAVAVTDALLEALAKRPYAFVLVNYANPDMVGHTGVIPAGVKAVEVVDACLARLCREVLARRGALLITADHGNIEQLIDPKTGEPHTAHTTNPVPLYWVTPDPAGKRLRDGGLSDLAPSLCTLMGLPVPREMTGHSLLVGAD
- the rsfS gene encoding ribosome silencing factor, translating into MALALATAIHDKKGEEVRVLDLHGVCSFADYFVLATGGSDRHVRALADAAVDAATRGGAKALGVEGKSVGRWVLVDLGEIVVHVFSEDAREYFGLERLWGDAEELAVVAAS
- the nadD gene encoding nicotinate-nucleotide adenylyltransferase, which produces MKLGVLGGTFNPIHLAHLRLCEELRESLELERVLLVPAGEPALKHQGVAPAVHRLEMARRATASNPRLEVDDLEVRRKGPSYTVETLQALRAKHSAAELWFLVGADTLPELASWREPARLFTLANFAVATRPGYAAPLRELLPRALAAPFRDGPRGLVHPAGTELRAVPFTPLEISASEIRRRAARGESIRYLVSDEVREYIAKHHLYDHGESEVD